The uncultured Eubacteriales bacterium region CCACGGCGCCCGGCGGGAGCTTGCCTACCTTGCCGTCCACTCCGTCCTCCACCTCCTGGGGTACGACCACATGGACGACGGGCCTCAGAAAGCCCAGATGCGGGCCCGGGAAGAAGAGATTTTGAACGCCTTGGGCATCACGAGGGAGTAGGCTATGTGGCTTCGTGACTTACTGCGCTCCTTCCGGTACGCCTTTCAGGGCATTTTCTGCACAGCGCGGACCGAGCGGAATATGCGGATCCATCTGACGGCTGTGGCCTATGTCACCGCCCTCGGCTTTCTGGCGGAGCTGGACGGGCCCGGTTGGACGGCGGTATTGCTCTGTTTCGGCGCCGTCATCGCAGCCGAGCTTATCAACACCGCTCTGGAAAACGTCTGCGACGTGGTCTCCCCAGAGCGAAACCCCAAAATCGGCGCAGCCAAGGACGCGGCGGCGGGCGCGGTGCTGGCCCTTGCCATCGCGTCGGTATGCGTGGCGGCCGTCGTCTTCGGGCCCTGGCTCCTCTCGGGTGAGCTGCTGCATTACCCATGGATGATCGCCGCGGTCATCGTCTCCCTCCCTCTGGCTATTTTATGGATACGAGGTAATAAATCTTGAACATTAGAAAATCAGGTATGATATCTATCGTCGGGCGTCCTAACGTGGGCAAAAGCACCCTCACCAACGCCCTGGTGAGGGACAAGGTGGCCATTGTTACCAATAAGCCACAGACCACCCGCAACCGCATCTGCGCGGTACTCAACCGTGGTGAGAGCCAATTCGTCTTCATGGACACCCCAGGCCTCCATAAGGCCCGTACGCGCCTTGGGGACTACATGGTCAAGCTGGTGCGGGAGAGCGTGTCCGATGTGGACGCGGTCATGCTCCTGGTGGAGCCCATTCCCAACCTGGGCGGGCCGGAGCAGGAGCTGGTCGCCCGTATCAAGGAGCTTGGGGTGCCCGCCGTCCTGGTCATCAATAAAATTGACACCGTAAAAAAGGACGAGCTTTTAGAGGTCATCCAAGTGTACGGAGAGGCCCACGACTTTGCCGCCATCGTCCCCATTTCCGCCAAGAACGGCGAGGGGCTGGAGGATCTTTTAGACGTGCTGGACACCTTCCTCCCCGAAGGCCCTCAGCTTTTCCCCGACGACATGGTCACCGACCAGCCCGAGCGCCAGGTCTGCGCCGAGATTGTAAGGGAGAAGCTGCTCCTTTGCCTTGACAAGGAGATTCCCCACGGAACCGCCGTGGAAGTGACCAAGTTCTCCGAGCGGGAGGACGGCATCATCGACATGGACGCCACCATTTACTGTGAAAAGGACTCCCACAAGGGCATCATTATCGGTAAGGGGGGCGCTATGCTCAAGAAGATATCTACCCTGGCCCGCCAGGACGTGGAGAAGTTCATGGGCACTAAGTGCTACCTCCAGACTTGGGTAAAGGTAAAAGAGAACTGGCGCGACAATGTGAATCTGATCAAAAACTTCGGCTACCGGGACGAGTGAGAATATAGGACGGCCGATACCAGTTCTCCGCGAACGGCAGTGAGCCGCCGCAGATGCGGCGGAGCCCGGCGGAATTTACTTCCGCCGGGTGATAGATGAAAATAAAGGGTCCCCATGAGACATGTCTCATGGGGCAACTGGCGCGACAATGTAAATTTAATTAAAAATTTCGGCTACCGGGCGAGTAAGATTTCCAGGCCGGGCGCAAAAATTACCGCTTATAAACCCTGTGCGGACAAGCCAACCTATTCATAGAAAGGGAGGGCTTGTGTATGGACTGCGAACAAATGTGGGCGCTGTTTCTTGCCACGGGACTGCCGGAGGCGTATGCCCTCTACCGTCTGCTCCGGGAAGAGGGGCAAGACGAGCAAAAGACCGCGTAGATATAGGCAAAGGGCGGCCGCCGCAGGCGGCGGCCCCTACATATGGGGGCGAATTATGCACATCGTGACCCAGGGCCTCGTATTGCGGGAGGTCAACTATAAGGAATCGGATAAAATTTTGACCGTCCTCACCCGTGAGGGCGGCAAACGCACGGTGAAGGCCCAGGGCTGCCGCCGGAAGGGGAGCCGCCTGGCAGCCTCCGCCCAGCTCCTTGTCTGGTCGGACATGACGCTCTTCGAGTACAAGGACTACTGGAGCCTCAACGAGGCCGAATCCCAGGAGCAATTTTGGGGCCTCAAAAAGGACGTGGAAAAGCTGGCCCTGGGCTCCTACTTCGCCGAAGTGGCGGAGACGGTGGCGGAGGAGGGCAGGAGCGACCCGGACCTGCTCTCCCTGATCCTCAACTCCCTCTACGCTCTTGATAAGCTCCAAAAGCCCCAGGCGCTCGTGAAGGCAGTTTTCGAGCTCAAGCTCATGTGCCTCACGGGGTACGAGCCGATGTTGGATGCCTGCGCCGCCTGCGGCGTGGAAAATCCGGAGGAGCCGCGGTTCCACATCTCCGAGGGGGTGCTCCACTGTGCCTCCTGCCGTAGCGAGGTGGGGGATGGGGTCTCCATGCCCCTCACGCCCGGCGCGCTGGCCGCCATGCGCCACGTAGTCTATGGGGACCCCAAGCGCCTTTTCTCTATCCCCATCGACGCCGAGGGATTGACCCGCCTTGCCGATCTCTGCGAAGCCTACCTCCTCACCCAGCTGGAGCGCGGTTTCCGCACGTTGGATTTCTATAAATCATTAAAGCTCCCATAAAAACCGCACCCCGCCCAGTTTTGGCCGTGCGGGGTGTTTCCCGTTTGCCCCGCCCTTGTCAAACCGGCCTTTTTGTGGGAAAATAGGCGTTATTGATACCTTTCGTTTTTAGGGAGAAACCACTATGACCGACTTATTCGAAAAATCCATCCAGACTCTGGAGCTGCCCCGCGTTCTGGAGTTGCTGGCCGACCAGGCGGTGACCGAGGAGGGAAAGGCACGGGCCATTGCCCTCCGGCCCATGACCGACCCGGATGACGTGCGCCGCGCGCTGGAGGAGACTTCGGCGGCGGTGAACATGACCGCCCTGCGCGGCTCCCCCTCCTTTTCTGGGGTAAAGCCGGTGGCCGCCAGCCTCCAGCGGGCCGATATGGGCGGCGCGCTGAATACCCGGGAGCTGCTGGATATTGCCGCCGTCCTCCGCGCGGCCCGCTCCTCTCGGGAGTATGCCGCGGGGGAGGGGTCCAAGACCTGCATCGACCACCTCTTTGCCTCCCTCACGGCAAACCGCTTTTTGGAGGAGAAGATCACCGGCTCCATTGTGGGGGAGGACGAGATATCCGACGCGGCGAGCCCTGAGCTTGCCTCCATCCGCCGCCACATCCGCTCCACTGCATCCAAGGTGCGGGATATCCTCAATAAGCTCATCACCTCCAACCAGTCCCGTTATTTGCAGGAGAGTATCATCACCCAGCGCAACGACCGTTTCGTGGTACCCGTGAAGAGTGAGCACAAGAACGAGATCCCCGGCCTGGTCCACGACGTGTCCTCCTCGGGTGGCACCTTCTTCATCGAGCCGATGGGGGTGGTGAAGGCCAATAACGAGCTGCGTGAGCTCCAGGCCGCCGAGCAGAAGGAGATCGAGCGCATTCTGGCCGAGCTCTCCGCCGAGTGCGCCGGCTTTAAGGAGGACATCGGCCAGGACTACTTCCTCCTGGTCCTCCTGGACGGTATTTTCGCCAGGGCCAGGCTCTCCTACAAAATGCGTGCAAGCGAGCCCAAGCTTGCCCCGCGGGGCCTTACTCTCCGGCGGGCGCGCCATCCCCTCTTAGACCCTGCCAAGGCAGTCCCCAATAACCTGGCCCTGGGGGAGGAGTTTGACACCCTGGTCATCACCGGCCCCAACACCGGCGGCAAGACCGTCACCATTAAGACCATTGGCCTTCTCACCCTCATGGCCCAGTGCGGACTGCACATTCCGGCGGACGACGGCAGCGCCGTCATGGTATTCGACCGGGTGCTGGCCGACGTCGGGGACGAGCAGAGTATCGCCCAAAACCTGTCCACGTTCTCCTCCCACATGACCAACATCGTGGGCATCTTGAGGGAGACCGACGAGCGCACCCTCATCCTCTTCGATGAGCTGGGCGCGGGCACCGACCCCGTAGAGGGCGCGGCCCTGGCCGCCGCCATCATCGAGACGGCGCGGGAGAAGGGGGCTCTGGTGGCCGCCACCACCCATTACGCCGAGCTGAAGGTCTACGCCATGACCACGCCGGGGGTGGAGAATGCCTCCTGTGAGTTCGACGTGGACTCCCTGGCCCCCACCTATCGGCTGCTGGTGGGCATTCCCGGCAAGAGTAACGCCTTTGCCATCTCACAGCGGCTGGGCCTGCCCCGGGAGGTCATCGACAAGGCCGCCGCCCGGGTGGACGCTGAGAATGTTCGATTTGAGGATGTGCTGACGCAGCTTGATCAGCAGCGTCAGGCCATGGAAAAGGAGAAGGACGAGGCCCGCAAGCTCCGCCGCGAGATGGAGGACTCCGCCAAGACGGCCCGGGAGTACCGGGAGAGGCTGGAGAAGGAGAGGGAGAAGGCCGCCGAGCGGGCCAAGGCCGAGGCCCGGGCCATCCTGGCCGAGGCCAGGGACGAGGCCGACAAAGTATTCCAGGAGCTCAACGAGATGCGAAAGCGCCAGCGCAAGGAGGAGGACTGGCAGGCCGTCAACGATGAGCGCTCGGGCCTGCGCCGCCGCCTGAACGAGGCTGAGGACAAGCTGGGCGCACGCCCTGAAGAGCCCGCGCCGCCCCCCACCCGGCCCGCCGTGGCAGGGGACAGGGTGGAGCTGGTGAAGATGGGAACCCAGGCCACCGTGCTGACCGTGAACAAGGACGGTTCCCTCCAGCTCCAGGCCGGCATTCTCAAAATTTCCGCTAAGCAGGACGAAGTGCGTGTGGTAGAGGGGGAGAGCCAGACCAAAAAAGAGGCAAGGCGCGTTATCCAGCAGGCCGAGCGGCAGCTCAGGGCCGCCGCCTCCAGCGAGGTGGACCTGCGGGGCATGACGGTGGACGAGGCTCTGGGGGCCATGGACCTGTTTCTCGACAACGCCATGCTGGGCAAGCTGGAGACCGTCACCATCATCCACGGCAGGGGCACTGGCGCGGTGCGCAAGGCCGTGCGTGAGCAGCTGCGCCGCAGCCGCTACGTTAAGACCTTCCGTCCAGGGCGCTACGGTGAGGGAGAGGATGGAGTAACAGTGGTGGAACTAAAATAAACCCACGTCCGCCCCGCAGGGCATGGGGGGCATCCGGAGGGAACCGGTTCCCCCCCGGAAGGCGCGGCCGTAATACCCGCGTGTTCCGCAGAACACGCCCGTGCCGGAGAAGACGGGGTGACGGTGGTAGAGCTGAAATAAATTCTGACTAGGCTCGGAAAATGAAGTTTGTTTGAAAATGTGATTGACGGTTCGGCACAAATTTGCTATTCTATAGATAAAGTATGCGAGCGCAATACGCAGCTTTTTAGGGGGAAACGCTAATGTATATGAAAGAGGCATTGGTCAACAATCAGGTCGGCCTGCACGCGAGACCGGCCACGTTCTTTATCCAGAAGGCCAACGAGTTTAAAAGTTCTATCTGGGTAGAGAAGGACGAGCGCCGGGTCAATGCGAAGAGCCTGCTGGGTGTGCTCTCCCTCGGTATCGTAAAGGGAACTGACATCAACCTCATCGCAGACGGCCCCGATGAGAAGGAGGCCATTGACGCCCTTGTGGAGCTCATCAACTCCAACTTCTCCGAGTAACCGGCCCATAGAAAAAAGCGCCGCGGCAAGCGGCGCTTTTTTTAGTATTTGGCTCTGCCTGGGGGAACGGATATGAGACGTAAGGCATCAGACAGAATTTTCCTTATCTTGCTTGTGGGACTGCTTGTTTTGCGTTTTCCGGTCTTGCTTATACCGCACTATGGCTTGTTGCCTATCTCGAAGGAAACGGCACTGATGTTTTTCGAGAACGGGACCTACCTGCTGACCGCAATCATGGTTTTACTCAAGCGGGACGCGCTCGCTGATTACCACATCGACCGTTTCGCGCTGGTCCTGCTGACCCTTGCCCCGATCGGTCTGTGCCTGAGCGAGTATCTACTCCGGGGATGGGAGCACGTGCAGTTGAGCGGATGGGTCAATGCCGGCATTTCTATTGGCCTTTTACTTGCGCTTTTGGTTTGGAAGCCGGCCTTACCCAAGCGGGGGGCGAGAAAGACGCTGCTCTGGGTTGGGATTGCAATCGCCGTGGGACTGCTCTGGAGCGTGGTAGCGGGATATCTGATTCATCTCCAACGAGGCGCACAGAGTTTAGTGGGTATGGCGCTGCCCCAAATGATTTTCAGGGCCTTTGTAGCGATTTTTATTCAGCTCGGCAACGCTGCCACCATTGAGGAGCCGCTGTTTCGCGGTTTCCTGTGGGGGTTTTTGAAAGAGCGCCACTGGAAGGAAAAATGGATATGGCTCTTCCAGGCGCTGCTGTTTATGCTGGGGCATATCTATTACCTGGGAAGCGCCAATTACTCCTTCTTCCTCGTTGTGCCTTTGGGGGCGCTGCTCCTCGGGTGGATGGCGTGGAGGTCCAGGAGCATCGGAACCAGTATGATCGTCCATGGTATCGGCAATTCACTGGCGGGAAATCTCTTTTCGTTCCTGCGCTGGTGAGGATTTGCGTAGCGCGGGGACGGACATGATATGACGTGTCCCTATGGCACGCTCAGAATGATGAAAGGGAGGGCGTGACGCTCTACCATGACCTTTGATGAACTAAAAGAAAAAGCCCACGCCCTGCCGCTGAAACCGGGCGTGTATATCATGCAGGACAAGAGCAACACAGTCATCTACGTGGGCAAGGCTAAGGCTCTGAAAAACCGGGTATCCCAGTACTTCGCGGATCTCGCCTCCCACACGGAGAAGACCCGGGCCATGGTAAGCCAGATCGACCACTTCGACGTAATCGTGGCCGACAGCGAATTCGAGGCCCTGGTGCTGGAGTCCTCCCTTATCAAGCGGCACCAGCCCAGATACAACATTCTCCTGAAGGATGACAAGGGTTACCCCTACATCCGCCTGGATGTAAAGTCGGACTACCCCAAGTTCACCGTAGTGCACAAGGTGGAGGAGGACGGGGCCCGCTACTTCGGTCCCTACGGGGGGCGGGGGTCCACCTATGAAATTATCGACGCGCTCCGCTCCGCCCTGCGGCTGCCCACCTGCAACCGCCAATTTCCCAGGGATATCGGGAAGGGGCGGCCCTGCCTCAACTACCACATGGGTCAGTGCGACGGCTACTGCCGCGCTGAAATGGACCAGGGCCGCTATCGGGAGGCTATGGACCAGGCTGTCCGCCTGCTGGAGGGGCAGTTCAAGGAGGTTGGCGAGGAGCTGACCGCCGAAATGGCCCTGGCCGCAGAGGAGCTGCGCTTCGAGCGGGCCGCCGCCCTGCGGGACCGATACCGGGCCATCGAGCTGTTGGGCAAGCGGCAGAAGGTGGTGGCCGGGAGTCTCGCCGACACCGACGTGGTAGGCTTTTTCCGTGGGACGGCGAAGAGCTGTTTCGTGGTGCTCCACTACGTGGAGGGGGACTTGGCCGCCAAGGATTGGGACCTGATGGAGACCCCCATGGAGGAGGACCAGGCTGAGGTGGTCTCCGCCCTGCTGGAGCGGTACTACGGGCCTAAGGGCCACCTGCCAAAGCAGATTTTACTGCCCTGCGAGATCGAGGACGAGGTGCCTCTTACCCGCATGTTCTCCGAGCAGGCGGGGCATCGGGTGACCCTCGTCACACCCCAGCGGGGGGCGAAAGCAGACCTCATCAAGCTCGCCAACACCAACGCCGCCGAGGAGGTGGAGCGCTGGACCACCAAGGAGGAGCGGCAATCCAAGCTCCTGGAGCTCTTGCAGAAGATGCTGGGCCTCGGTGCGCCTCCTATGCGCATGGAGAGCTACGACATTTCAAACCAGGGGGCGGACGACATCGTGGCCTCCATGGTGGTGTACTATAACGCCCGGCCTCTCAAGCGGGACTACCGCCGCTTTAAGCTCAAGGACATGGATGCCCCTGACGATTATGCCTCCATGGAGCAGGTGCTCACCCGCCGTTTCCGGAGGTACCTGGACGCTGACGAGAAGTTCGGAGACTTGCCCGACGTGCTGCTCATCGACGGCGGAGAGAACCACGCGAAGGTCGCGGTAAGGGTGCTGGAGGACCTGGGCCTCAGCATCCCGGTTTTCGGCATGGTGAAGGACGACCGGCATCGGACCCGCGCCCTGGTGACGCCGGAGGGGCTGGAGATCGGCATCCAGCAGAACCAGGCGGTCTTTTCCCTGATCGGGCAGATCCAGGAGGAGACCCACCGTTTCGCCATCGAGTTTCACCGCCAGCAGCAGTCGGCCAGAGTGAAGGGCTCGGTGCTGGACAAGATACCCGGTGTGGGAGAAAAACGCCGGGCGGAACTGCTAAAATACTTCAAAAGCGTTAAGAATATCAAGGCCGCGTCTCTTACCGAACTGGAGGAGGCGGTACCCAAGAACACCGCCAAAGCGGTATATGAGTTTTTCAAAGGAGAATGAGCCATGCGAGTGATTACCGGCACAGCCCGCGGCAGAAGGCTGAAGGAGCTGGAAGGTATGGAGACCCGCCCCACCACCGACCGGGTGAAGGAGGGGCTTTTCAACGCCGTCCAGTTCGACATTGAGGGCCGCCGGGTGCTGGACCTCTTCGCCGGGACGGGGCAGTTGGGCATTGAGGCCCTGTCCCGCGGCGCGGCCTCCTGCGCTTTCGTGGACCTGCGGCGGGACGCCGCCGCCCTGACCCGGGAGAACCTGGCCCTCTGCGGCTTTGAGGACAGGGGAAAGGTCCATCAGACCGACTATCTGGCCTTCCTCTCCTCCTGCCGGGAGAAGTTTGACTTGATCCTCCTGGACCCGCCCTACGCCAAGGGACTGCTGGAGAAAGCACTGGAAACCATCGCGAAGATTGACATTGTTTCCGCAAATGGTATAATAGTTTGCGAAAGCGCCCTGGAACAGGCGCTGCCCGAACTGCCCGCACCCTATGATAAGGGCCGGGAGTATCGGTACGGCAAGATTAAGATCACACTCTACAGCCGGAAGGCGTGAGGTTATTTGAGAACCGCAATTTACCCCGGCAGCTTTGACCCCATCACCCTGGGGCACCTCAATATCGTCAAGCGGGCGGCCGCCTGCTTTGACAAGCTCATCGTCTGCGTGATGAGCAACCGGGACAAGAGCAACGGTCTCTTCACCCCGGAGGATCGGGTGGAGCTCATCCGCCGGGTGGTCTGCCAGCTCCCCAACGTGGAGGTGGACTGGTCCACAGGCCTGCTGGCCGAGTACGCCAGGGAGAAACGGGCCTGCGCGGTGGTGAAGGGGCTGCGCGCTGTGTCCGACTACGAGAAAGAGGTCCAGATGGCCCTCATCAACCGTAAGCTCAACCCCAGGCTGGACACCATGTTCCTGCCGGCCAGCGCCAAGTACACCTACTTAAGTTCCAGCGCTATCAAGGAGTTGGCGTCCTATGGCGCGGACCTGACGGACTTTCTGCCCAGAGAGATTATCAAAGACGTGGAAGAAAAGATAAAAAGCGGGAGGAACATGTAATGGCGACAGGTGTGGAAGAACTTCTGGATATGCTTTATGATCTGATCGAGGAGGCCAAGAACGTGCCCCTCTCCAGTGAGAAGTGCATTGTTGAGCGGGACAAGGCCCTCGATCTGCTGGACGACATCAAGGCCCAATTCCCCATGGAGCTGGCTGAGGCGAAAAAGCTCATTGCTGCCAGAGCCGATTACATCTCCTCCGCCAAGCAGGAGGGGGAGAGCATCCGCCGCCAGGCTGAGGACCGGGCCCGCCAGATGCTGGCCCAGGACGAGCTGCTGCTCCAGGCCAGACAGAAGGCCAACGAAATCGTCCGCCAGGCCGACGAGCGCAGCCGTGAGCTGCGCAAGAGCGCCAACGACTACTGCGAGGACGCCCTGCGCCGCACCGAGGAGGCCATCGCCGAGGCTCTGGGCGAGGTGAAGGAATCCCGGGGCAAATTCCGCGCAGCCGCAAACGCCGTCACCGCCGCCGGCACCCCCCAGCGGCCCTCCTACGACGTGGAGGTCGACGGGGAGTAAAAGTCCGTTTGCATAATCATACTAAAAACACAGCCGGGCGCACCCATTGGGTGCGCCCGGCTTTTTGCAGCTTTGGGGGAGAGTTATAAGACGGGCGAGGACCGCTGTAGTCTGAGTGCCGGGGTCAAAGCGCGAAAACCGGCGGGCCTCAGGTGATTTGGGCGGGTATAGAAAAGACGGGGAGAATGCATAAAACCCAACATATAGGGCAAAGTGAAAGCTTTGACACAAGGTAGGGTGTCAGGGCGACATAATAAAGTTACAAAAAGTAAAAAAATCTGTTACAAACCGGACTAGAACATACGTTTTGTGCCCGGAAATCCTTGATTTTACACGAAAAAGGCGGGGAGAAAGTGAAAAAAAGAATGAAAAAACTATTGCAATTTGGTTACATAACATTTATACTGAAAACACAAGTGGGGCAAAATGGGGCAAAGTAGAGCAAAAAACCACTAACATGGGGGGAGAGGACAGTGACCAGCGCTACCGGTACTTACGAGCACAGCCTGGACGCGAAGAGCCGTCTCTTTATCCCCGCCCAGCTCCGCAAGGAGTTGGGGGATACCCTGTACCTCACGATGGGCGTGGACGCGTGCCTCGCCATCTACCCCCAGGAGAGCTGGGACGTGTTCACCGAGAAATTTGCCTCCCTCCCCATGAGCCAGTCTAAGCTCATGCGCCCCCTGTTCGCCAACGCCGCCAAGTGCGAGCCGGACGCCCAGGGGCGCATCGTCATCCCGCAGAAGCTGCGCACCTACGCGGGCCTGGAGAAGGACGCGGTCATCATCGGCGTGCACAACAGGGCCGAGATCTGGAGCGCCGAGAAGTGGCACGTCCAGGAGGAAGAGGAGATGACCCCGGAGAAGATGACCGAGATTATGGCCAATCTGGGGTTCTAAGATATGGAACATACAGAGTTTACGCACAAGCCGGTTTTGCTCGGCGAGTGTATCGATGGCCTGAACATCCGGCCCGATGGAATCTACGTGGACGGAACCCTGGGCCGGGCGGGCCACTCCCGGGAGATCGCCGGGCGGCTTACCACCGGGCGGCTTATCTGCATCGATCGGGACCAGGCCGCGCTGGACGCGGCCCCCGGGAGGCTGGAGGGGCTGATGGACCGGGTCACCTTGGTCCACGGTAACTTCGGGGACCTGGCGCAGCTTCTGGACGCCCTGGACCTGGGCGGCGTGGACGGGATGCTCTTCGACCTGGGGGTGTCCTCCCCCCAGTTGGACGACCCGTCGAGAGGCTTTTCCTACATGGCGGACGCGCCGCTTGATATGCGCATGGACAAAGAAGACGCGCTGACCGCCCGCACGGTGGTGAATGAGTGGCCCCAGGAGGAGCTGCGGCGTATCCTCTTCCAGTACGGGGAGGAGCGGTACGCACCCGCCATCGCCGCCGCCATCGTCAGAGCCAGGGGACAAGCCCCCATCGAGACCACGCTGGAGCTGGTGAACATTATCAAGTCGGCCATGCCGGCCGCCGCCCTCCGGGAGAAACAGCACCCCGCGAAACGGAGCTTTCAGGCCATCCGCATCGCGGTAAACGATGAGCTTACCGCCGTGGATACCATGATACAGGCCGCAGTGCCGCGGCTTAGTAAGGGCGGGCGGCTGTGTGTCATCTCCTTCCACTCGCTGGAGGACCGCCTTGTGAAGAACGGCCTGGCCGCCTTCGCCAAGGGCTGCACCTGCCCGCCGGATTTCCCCGTGTGTGTATGTGGTAAGACACCGGTGGTGCGCCTGGTGAACAAAAAGCCCATCATCTCCAACCAGGCGGAGCTCAGTGAGAACGCCCGCGCCCGGAGCGCCAAGCTGCGGGTGGCGGAAAAGCTTTAGACGACTAGAGAGAAAGCAAGCAAAGTGTGGGAGAACCTTTATCGCCGGGCGGGATCACTCCCGCCTCATAAGTAAAAAGGTCCCGTTCGGCAAAGCTGAATGGGATGGAATGGAGTTGACCTTCTATGGCAAGCGCCGCCGCGGTCAAGCGCAGCCGCTACAATTCAGCCCGTGCCACCTACGGCAGCGCGGCCTATGATTTAGACTACCGCAGAGGCGGCGTGGAGGTCGCCCCACGACCGCTGGTCCGCCCCCGGGAGAAGACGGCGGTGCGGCCCAAGATCCGCGTCCGCGAGGCAGGCAAGGTGTCGGTCTTCGCGGTAGTGGGCTTTTTGGCGGTGGGCGTATTTGCCGTGCTCGTGCTCATGAGCGGCATCCAGCTCACAACCCTGTCCGACGACATCGCCGGTCTCAACAAACAGATGACCACCCTCCAGAGCGAGGAAGCCCGGCTTCGCACCCAGTACGAGATGGCGTTTGACCTCGCCAGTATCGAGAGCGCGGTGACCTCCAACGGCTCCATGGTGAAACCCCAGAGCGGGCAGATTTTGTACCTCGATCTCTCCGAGCCGGACAGAGTGGTGCTCTTCAAGCAGCCGGAGACTCCCCTCAAGGGTGTGTCAGGCGCGTTTGAGAGCGTAAAGGAAGTTGTCACCAATGTGATGGAATATTTTAAGTAGTACCCGCCATATAGTTTTTAGGAGACCCGAAAGAGAAAAAGCGGGCGGCAGAGGGCCCGAATAGAGAGGGCGTAGGAAAAAATACATTTTTCTTACGCCCTCTTTCGTTGAGAAAGGGGTGGCGCGTCATGCCGAGTGAACAGAAAAAACAGACTGACCGCCGCGCCAACCGGCTGATTTTAGGCCGCACCATCATACTGATGGTGCTCTTTGGCGCGGCGCTTTTCATTCCCCTGCTGATAAAGCTCTACGACATCCAGATCAACCAGCACGACTACTACGAGCAACTTGCCATCGACCAGCAGACCAGGGACGTGGCGGTGGCGGCCAACCGGGGCACCATTTACGATAGCAAGGGCACCGCGCTG contains the following coding sequences:
- the ptsH gene encoding Phosphocarrier protein HPr, coding for MYMKEALVNNQVGLHARPATFFIQKANEFKSSIWVEKDERRVNAKSLLGVLSLGIVKGTDINLIADGPDEKEAIDALVELINSNFSE
- the mutS gene encoding MutS2 protein, whose translation is MTDLFEKSIQTLELPRVLELLADQAVTEEGKARAIALRPMTDPDDVRRALEETSAAVNMTALRGSPSFSGVKPVAASLQRADMGGALNTRELLDIAAVLRAARSSREYAAGEGSKTCIDHLFASLTANRFLEEKITGSIVGEDEISDAASPELASIRRHIRSTASKVRDILNKLITSNQSRYLQESIITQRNDRFVVPVKSEHKNEIPGLVHDVSSSGGTFFIEPMGVVKANNELRELQAAEQKEIERILAELSAECAGFKEDIGQDYFLLVLLDGIFARARLSYKMRASEPKLAPRGLTLRRARHPLLDPAKAVPNNLALGEEFDTLVITGPNTGGKTVTIKTIGLLTLMAQCGLHIPADDGSAVMVFDRVLADVGDEQSIAQNLSTFSSHMTNIVGILRETDERTLILFDELGAGTDPVEGAALAAAIIETAREKGALVAATTHYAELKVYAMTTPGVENASCEFDVDSLAPTYRLLVGIPGKSNAFAISQRLGLPREVIDKAAARVDAENVRFEDVLTQLDQQRQAMEKEKDEARKLRREMEDSAKTAREYRERLEKEREKAAERAKAEARAILAEARDEADKVFQELNEMRKRQRKEEDWQAVNDERSGLRRRLNEAEDKLGARPEEPAPPPTRPAVAGDRVELVKMGTQATVLTVNKDGSLQLQAGILKISAKQDEVRVVEGESQTKKEARRVIQQAERQLRAAASSEVDLRGMTVDEALGAMDLFLDNAMLGKLETVTIIHGRGTGAVRKAVREQLRRSRYVKTFRPGRYGEGEDGVTVVELK
- a CDS encoding membrane hypothetical protein (Evidence 5 : No homology to any previously reported sequences); this translates as MRRKASDRIFLILLVGLLVLRFPVLLIPHYGLLPISKETALMFFENGTYLLTAIMVLLKRDALADYHIDRFALVLLTLAPIGLCLSEYLLRGWEHVQLSGWVNAGISIGLLLALLVWKPALPKRGARKTLLWVGIAIAVGLLWSVVAGYLIHLQRGAQSLVGMALPQMIFRAFVAIFIQLGNAATIEEPLFRGFLWGFLKERHWKEKWIWLFQALLFMLGHIYYLGSANYSFFLVVPLGALLLGWMAWRSRSIGTSMIVHGIGNSLAGNLFSFLRW
- the era gene encoding GTPase Era, encoding MNIRKSGMISIVGRPNVGKSTLTNALVRDKVAIVTNKPQTTRNRICAVLNRGESQFVFMDTPGLHKARTRLGDYMVKLVRESVSDVDAVMLLVEPIPNLGGPEQELVARIKELGVPAVLVINKIDTVKKDELLEVIQVYGEAHDFAAIVPISAKNGEGLEDLLDVLDTFLPEGPQLFPDDMVTDQPERQVCAEIVREKLLLCLDKEIPHGTAVEVTKFSEREDGIIDMDATIYCEKDSHKGIIIGKGGAMLKKISTLARQDVEKFMGTKCYLQTWVKVKENWRDNVNLIKNFGYRDE
- a CDS encoding Undecaprenol kinase (modular protein) yields the protein MWLRDLLRSFRYAFQGIFCTARTERNMRIHLTAVAYVTALGFLAELDGPGWTAVLLCFGAVIAAELINTALENVCDVVSPERNPKIGAAKDAAAGAVLALAIASVCVAAVVFGPWLLSGELLHYPWMIAAVIVSLPLAILWIRGNKS
- the uvrC gene encoding UvrABC system protein C — translated: MTFDELKEKAHALPLKPGVYIMQDKSNTVIYVGKAKALKNRVSQYFADLASHTEKTRAMVSQIDHFDVIVADSEFEALVLESSLIKRHQPRYNILLKDDKGYPYIRLDVKSDYPKFTVVHKVEEDGARYFGPYGGRGSTYEIIDALRSALRLPTCNRQFPRDIGKGRPCLNYHMGQCDGYCRAEMDQGRYREAMDQAVRLLEGQFKEVGEELTAEMALAAEELRFERAAALRDRYRAIELLGKRQKVVAGSLADTDVVGFFRGTAKSCFVVLHYVEGDLAAKDWDLMETPMEEDQAEVVSALLERYYGPKGHLPKQILLPCEIEDEVPLTRMFSEQAGHRVTLVTPQRGAKADLIKLANTNAAEEVERWTTKEERQSKLLELLQKMLGLGAPPMRMESYDISNQGADDIVASMVVYYNARPLKRDYRRFKLKDMDAPDDYASMEQVLTRRFRRYLDADEKFGDLPDVLLIDGGENHAKVAVRVLEDLGLSIPVFGMVKDDRHRTRALVTPEGLEIGIQQNQAVFSLIGQIQEETHRFAIEFHRQQQSARVKGSVLDKIPGVGEKRRAELLKYFKSVKNIKAASLTELEEAVPKNTAKAVYEFFKGE
- a CDS encoding hypothetical protein (Evidence 5 : No homology to any previously reported sequences), coding for MPLSYTLAFPPKKLRIALAYFIYRIANLCRTVNHIFKQTSFSEPSQNLFQLYHRHPVFSGTGVFCGTRGYYGRAFRGGTGSLRMPPMPCGADVGLF
- the recO gene encoding DNA repair protein RecO; translated protein: MHIVTQGLVLREVNYKESDKILTVLTREGGKRTVKAQGCRRKGSRLAASAQLLVWSDMTLFEYKDYWSLNEAESQEQFWGLKKDVEKLALGSYFAEVAETVAEEGRSDPDLLSLILNSLYALDKLQKPQALVKAVFELKLMCLTGYEPMLDACAACGVENPEEPRFHISEGVLHCASCRSEVGDGVSMPLTPGALAAMRHVVYGDPKRLFSIPIDAEGLTRLADLCEAYLLTQLERGFRTLDFYKSLKLP